The Comamonas piscis region GCTTCAATACCGAGCGCGGCTACCAGGGCGACGATGCTGTGTATGTCGACATCAAGCGCCTGCTGCTGGCCAACGCGATGACGCCACTGGCCGGCAACCAACCGCTGGTCGATGCGATCCAGACCCATGGCGAAGCCGTGTTTGGCGAGAAGCCGCCTGCTGTCGGCACTCCCCTGTACACCGATGTGCGCCTGTATGTCGAGCGCGGCATTCCCGGCGTGATCTACGGCGCAGGCCCCCGCACCGTGCTGGAGAGCCATGCCAAGCGCGCTGACGAGCGCCTGGACCTGGAAGACCTGCGCCGCGCCACCAAGGTCATCGCCCGCTCCCTGGTCGATCTGTTGGCCTGATCCAACGTGGCGCCCCGCAGCGCCACTTGAAACAAGCTTTTACCACCGCCTTCCGGCTCTGCGCCTGGGGGCGTTTTTGCTGGTGGCGGCAGGCTTTTGAAGGCGGCCGCATCGCCCAATCACCCATCCCAATGCCGAGGCTTGAGGGTAATCGGGGGGTTGCTGCAGCCCTTCATTTGTATACACTTTTTGTATGGATTTTTAAGACCGTTCTACCTTTCTAGTTCCCCACGATGAGGAGTGAAAAACATGCAAACAGACAAACACCCGGTCGATCAAATGCTGCCGCTGGGGCGGCTCACCACCTTGGGCTTGCAGCATGTGCTGGTGATGTACGCGGGGGCCGTTGCGGTGCCGCTGATTGTGGGCCGCGCACTCAATCTTGATTCGCACCAAATCGCCAAGCTGATATCGGCCGACCTGTTTGTCTGTGGCCTGGTCACCTTGATACAGGCCTGGGGAGCGACCCGCTGGTTTGGCATCAAACTGCCGGTGATGATGGGCGTGACCTTTGCCAGCGTGGCGCCGATGATCTCGATGGCGCAGAACACCGGCGGCGTCTATGGCGCGGGGCTGATCTTTGGCTCGGTCATTGGGGCGGGGGCGATATCGATACTTATCTCACCTCTGGTCAGCCGCATGCTGCGCTTCTTTCCGCCCGTCGTCACCGGCACCATCATCACGGTGATCGGCATCAGCCTGATGCGCGTGGGCATCAACTGGATATTTGGCAACCCGGTCGGGCCCACCGCGCCTTCCATGCCCAACCCCGAGCATGTCAAATGGCTGCAAAACGCACAGGTAGCGGCTGGCGTGCCTGGTTCGGCCCTGCCGCCCATTCCGCATGGCCTGGCCATCCTGCCCTCCGTCCCCAACCCGCGCTATGGCGATCTGAGCGGTGTCGGCATCTCTGCGCTGGTGCTGGTGTCCATCTTGCTGATCACCAAGTTTGCCAAAGGTTTTTTTGCCAATATCGCCGTGCTGGCCGGCATTGTGATTGGCGCCGTCGTCGCCACCGCCATGGGCCTGATGACCTACGAGAAAGTCGCGCACGCCGAATGGTTTGACTTTGTGATGCCGTTCGAGATCGCCACGCCGGTGTTCGACCCGATCCTGATCCTGACGATGACCTTGGTGATGATTGTCGTGATGATCGAATCGGTCGGCATGTTCCTGGCGCTGGGCGATATGACGAACAAAGAGGTCAGGCCTGACGACCTGACCCGGGGCCTGCGCACCGATGGCCTGGGCACCTTGCTGGGCGGCATATTCAACACATTCCCCTACACCAGCTTTTCGCAAAACGTCGGCCTGGTGGCAGTCACCGGCATCCAGAGCCGCTTTGTCTGCGTGGCCGGCGGTTTTATCCTGATCATTCTGGGCGTGCTGCCCAAGCTGGGTGCGCTGGTCGAATCGCTGCCCACGATGGTGCTCGGCGGCGCAGGTCTGGTCATGTTCGGCATGGTGGCCGCTACCGGCATCCGCATTCTGGCCAATGTCGATTTCCGCCATAACCGCTACAACGCGATGATTGTTGCCGTGTCCATCGGCTTTGGCATGATCCCGCTGATTGCACCGCAGTTCCGCCAGTGGATGCCCCATGCCATCCACCCGCTGATTGAATCGGGCATCTTGCTCGCGTCAATCTGCGCCCTCGCGCTGAACCTGTTTTTCAACGGTGCCAAGCTCGACAAGGCCCAGATCATCAAGGCTGCGCAGCAAGCAGATGCCCACTGACCAAATTGCTGCGGTGCAGCATCGAAACTTAGGCCCACTGCCCCATAGGGATGGGCCTGCGCCTTTATCATCCGCCTGGTACACACTGGATTGACTCACTCTTATGGCACAACAACTCTCCGCCGCCGAACAGGCACTGCGCGAAGCCGCACTCGAATACCATCGCAGCCCCAGCAAGGGCAAGATTTCGGTGACTCCCACCAAGCCGCTGTCCAACCAGCGTGACCTGTCGCTGGCCTATTCGCCAGGCGTGGCCTACCCCTGCCTGGACATCGAAGCCGATCCCAGCCTGGCAGCCGACTACACCTCGCGCGGCAACCTGGTCGGCGTGATCACCAACGGCACCGCCGTGCTGGGCCTGGGCGATATCGGCCCGCTGGCCAGCAAGCCGGTGATGGAAGGCAAGGGCTGTTTGTTCAAGAAGTTCGCCGGCGTCGATGTGTTCGACATCGAACTGGCCGAGCGCGATCCGGACAAGCTGATCGACATCATCGCCAGCCTCGAACCCACCCTGGGCGGCATCAACCTTGAAGACATCAAGGCACCCGAGTGCTTCTACATCGAGCAAGAGCTGTCCAAGCGCATGAACATTCCGGTGTTTCATGACGACCAGCACGGCACGGCCATCATCTCCAGCGCTGCGCTGCTCAACGGCCTGGAGCTGGTCGACAAGCAAATCGGCGACGTCAAGATCGCCGTCTCCGGCGCTGGCGCTGCCGCCATTGCCTGTGTCGACGTGATGGTGGGCCTGGGCGTCAAGCGCGAGAACATCTTCATGGTGGACTCCAAGGGCGTGATCTACGAAGGCCGCCCCGGCAACCTGGACGCATCCAAGGCCCGCTACGCGCAAAAGACCGAAGCCCGCACCCTCGGCGATGTGGTCAACGGCGCTGACGTGTTCCTGGGCTGCTCCGCCCCTGGCGTGCTGACCGCCGACATGGTCAAGACCATGGCCGACAAGCCGATCATTCTGGCGCTGGCCAACCCCGAGCCAGAAATCCGCCCCGAACTGGCCAAGGCCGTTCGTCCGGATTGCATCATCGCCACCGGCCGTTCGGACTACCCGAACCAGGTCAACAACGTGCTGTGCTTCCCCTACATCTTCCGTGGCGCGCTCGATTGCGGCGCCAGCAAGATCACCGAAGCCATGAAGCTGGCCTGCGTGCGCGAAATCGCCGCACTCGCCAAGCAAGACGTGAGCGACGAAGTGGCAGCCGCTTACCAGGGCAAGGAGCTGAAGTTCGGCCCCGACTACCTGATCCCCACCCCGTTCGACACCCGCCTGATCCTGCGCATTGCACCCGCCGTGGCCAAGGCCGCGCAAGAGTCCGGCGTGGCAGCACGCCCGATCGAAGACATCGAAGCCTACCGTGAGAACCTCAGCCGCTTCGTCTACCAAACCAGCATGTTCATGCGCCCGGTGTTTGCCGCGGCCAAGGCCAATGTGCAACGTGTGGCCTACGCGGAAGGTGAAGACGACCGCGTGCTGCGCGCCGTGCAAGTCGCCGTGGACGACGGTCTGGCCAAGCCGATCCTGATCGGCCGCCCTGCTGTTATCGAAGCCCGCATTGCCAAGGCCGGCCTGCGCCTGCAACTGGGCAAGGATGTGGACATCGTCAACCCTGAGGATGACCCACGCTTCCGCCAGTACTGGGAGGCTTACCACGCACTGATGGGCCGCAATGGCGTGACCCCTGAGGTGGCGAAGTCTGCCGTGCGCCGCTCCA contains the following coding sequences:
- a CDS encoding NADP-dependent malic enzyme codes for the protein MAQQLSAAEQALREAALEYHRSPSKGKISVTPTKPLSNQRDLSLAYSPGVAYPCLDIEADPSLAADYTSRGNLVGVITNGTAVLGLGDIGPLASKPVMEGKGCLFKKFAGVDVFDIELAERDPDKLIDIIASLEPTLGGINLEDIKAPECFYIEQELSKRMNIPVFHDDQHGTAIISSAALLNGLELVDKQIGDVKIAVSGAGAAAIACVDVMVGLGVKRENIFMVDSKGVIYEGRPGNLDASKARYAQKTEARTLGDVVNGADVFLGCSAPGVLTADMVKTMADKPIILALANPEPEIRPELAKAVRPDCIIATGRSDYPNQVNNVLCFPYIFRGALDCGASKITEAMKLACVREIAALAKQDVSDEVAAAYQGKELKFGPDYLIPTPFDTRLILRIAPAVAKAAQESGVAARPIEDIEAYRENLSRFVYQTSMFMRPVFAAAKANVQRVAYAEGEDDRVLRAVQVAVDDGLAKPILIGRPAVIEARIAKAGLRLQLGKDVDIVNPEDDPRFRQYWEAYHALMGRNGVTPEVAKSAVRRSNTVIAALMVHLGDADAMLCGVMGRFDKHLGHIEDVLGHKTDANRLATVNALMLEGRTLFIADTYINEDPTAEELAQIAKLAAQEVQRFGLPPKVAFLSHSNYGSSTRKSALKMRAARDLFAAANPDIECDGEMHGDTALDESVRERTLIESSLTGEANVLICPNLDAANILFNVLKTTASHGTTIGPILLGSEAPAHVLTPSSTVRRVVNMTALVAAQAQARKEGK
- a CDS encoding nucleobase:cation symporter-2 family protein, with product MQTDKHPVDQMLPLGRLTTLGLQHVLVMYAGAVAVPLIVGRALNLDSHQIAKLISADLFVCGLVTLIQAWGATRWFGIKLPVMMGVTFASVAPMISMAQNTGGVYGAGLIFGSVIGAGAISILISPLVSRMLRFFPPVVTGTIITVIGISLMRVGINWIFGNPVGPTAPSMPNPEHVKWLQNAQVAAGVPGSALPPIPHGLAILPSVPNPRYGDLSGVGISALVLVSILLITKFAKGFFANIAVLAGIVIGAVVATAMGLMTYEKVAHAEWFDFVMPFEIATPVFDPILILTMTLVMIVVMIESVGMFLALGDMTNKEVRPDDLTRGLRTDGLGTLLGGIFNTFPYTSFSQNVGLVAVTGIQSRFVCVAGGFILIILGVLPKLGALVESLPTMVLGGAGLVMFGMVAATGIRILANVDFRHNRYNAMIVAVSIGFGMIPLIAPQFRQWMPHAIHPLIESGILLASICALALNLFFNGAKLDKAQIIKAAQQADAH